Proteins encoded together in one Paracoccus sp. SMMA_5_TC window:
- a CDS encoding IS256 family transposase, whose translation MTKTNMDLSELLAKHDQGDFLRGIAEAVLQLIMETDVEGIIGAGRHERSGERTTWRNGYRERALDTRLGTLNLRVPKLRQGSYFPGFLEARKTSEQALVAVIQEAWIGGVSTRRVDELVQAMGLSGISKSTVSKLCKDIDDRVGEFLNRPLTGDWPYVWLDATYLKVRQGGRIVPVAAIIAVAANTEGRREIIGLGIGPSEAETFWTEFLRSLRARGLSGVKLVISDAHTGLKAAIARVFEATWQRCRVHWIRNALAHVSRGQHTVVAAAIRQAFDQPDRAHAGETWRKVAEQLRPRWPKLADLMDASEHDVLAYMSFPRQHRTKLHSTNPIERLNKEVKRRSDVVGIFPNEASIMRLIGAVLFEANDEWQTSSRYMMVEAFAEIDKEEIDPILSITTKAA comes from the coding sequence ATGACCAAGACGAACATGGACCTGTCCGAGCTTCTGGCCAAGCACGATCAGGGCGACTTCTTGCGCGGCATTGCCGAAGCCGTGCTGCAACTGATCATGGAGACCGATGTGGAAGGCATCATCGGCGCCGGCCGGCATGAACGCAGCGGTGAACGCACGACCTGGCGCAACGGGTATCGAGAGCGCGCTCTCGATACCCGTTTGGGCACGCTGAACCTGCGGGTGCCGAAGCTGCGGCAGGGCAGCTATTTCCCGGGCTTCCTCGAGGCCCGCAAGACCTCCGAGCAGGCGCTGGTGGCGGTGATCCAGGAGGCTTGGATCGGCGGCGTCTCCACCCGCCGCGTCGACGAGCTGGTGCAGGCCATGGGGCTCAGCGGGATATCGAAGAGCACGGTCTCGAAGCTCTGCAAGGATATCGATGACAGGGTCGGGGAGTTCCTGAACCGGCCGCTCACCGGCGACTGGCCCTATGTCTGGCTCGACGCCACCTATCTCAAGGTCCGCCAAGGCGGGCGCATCGTGCCGGTCGCGGCCATAATTGCGGTGGCGGCCAACACCGAGGGCCGAAGGGAAATCATCGGCTTGGGCATTGGGCCCTCAGAGGCCGAGACCTTCTGGACCGAGTTTCTGCGTTCCCTCCGCGCCCGGGGGCTGAGTGGGGTCAAGCTGGTGATCAGCGATGCCCACACCGGCCTCAAGGCAGCCATTGCCCGGGTGTTCGAAGCGACCTGGCAGCGATGCCGCGTTCACTGGATCAGGAATGCTCTCGCCCACGTCTCGCGCGGCCAACACACCGTTGTCGCCGCCGCGATCCGCCAGGCTTTCGACCAGCCCGACCGCGCCCATGCGGGCGAAACCTGGCGCAAGGTTGCCGAACAACTGCGCCCGCGCTGGCCCAAGCTGGCCGATCTCATGGACGCCAGCGAGCATGACGTGCTGGCCTACATGTCCTTCCCGCGCCAGCACAGGACCAAGCTGCACAGCACCAACCCGATCGAGCGCCTGAACAAGGAGGTAAAGCGGCGCTCCGATGTCGTCGGGATCTTCCCCAACGAGGCCTCAATCATGCGCCTGATCGGCGCCGTGCTCTTCGAAGCCAACGACGAATGGCAGACCTCGAGCCGCTACATGATGGTCGAGGCCTTCGCCGAGATCGACAAGGAGGAGATCGACCCCATTCTCAGCATAACCACGAAAGCCGCCTGA
- a CDS encoding NAD(P)/FAD-dependent oxidoreductase yields MEQFDTIILGAGAAGMFCAGSILAAAKQRVLVIDHARAPGEKIRISGGGRCNFTNLSTAPDRFLSGNPRFSASALTGFSAQDFIDLVEGAGIAWHEKTMGQLFCDGSARQIIDMLLHRMRGAQLWLQTSIGAVAGGQDGFRVETSRGMVQAPNLVVATGGKSIPKMGATGLGYEIARNFGVPVVAPRPGLVPLTFAHQDLELCRPIAGLSIQAQTSHSQPGLHQSFLDGLLFTHRGLSGPAILQISSFWRPGDPISIDLAPGLGIADELRLRRVGQGRSNLSTVLAQWLPVRLAQAIVHELGFEGRKLAEVKNNALDQIGQRINRWQLRPVGSEGWRTAEVTVGGVDTTALDSRSMQARNVPGLFFIGEVVDVTGWLGGYNFQWAWASAHAAGKAISATKR; encoded by the coding sequence ATGGAACAATTTGATACGATCATTCTTGGGGCGGGCGCTGCCGGCATGTTCTGTGCCGGCTCGATCCTTGCGGCAGCTAAACAACGGGTTTTGGTCATAGATCATGCCAGGGCGCCCGGTGAAAAGATCCGGATCTCGGGCGGGGGCAGGTGCAACTTCACCAATCTTTCCACCGCTCCGGACAGGTTCCTGTCAGGCAATCCACGCTTCTCTGCCTCGGCTCTGACAGGCTTCTCGGCGCAGGATTTCATCGACCTGGTGGAGGGCGCGGGAATCGCGTGGCATGAAAAGACCATGGGGCAGCTGTTTTGCGATGGCAGCGCGCGGCAGATCATCGACATGCTGCTGCATCGCATGCGAGGGGCGCAGCTTTGGCTGCAGACCTCGATCGGTGCAGTCGCGGGCGGGCAGGATGGTTTCCGGGTTGAGACCTCTCGCGGCATGGTGCAGGCCCCCAATCTGGTGGTTGCGACGGGTGGAAAGTCCATCCCTAAGATGGGGGCGACTGGTCTGGGTTATGAAATCGCCCGCAATTTCGGAGTGCCAGTCGTAGCGCCACGGCCCGGTCTGGTGCCGTTAACCTTCGCCCATCAGGATCTTGAGTTGTGCCGCCCCATCGCCGGATTGTCGATACAGGCGCAGACGAGCCATTCCCAGCCCGGTCTGCATCAGAGTTTCCTGGACGGGCTTTTGTTCACGCATCGCGGTCTGTCAGGCCCGGCAATTCTGCAGATATCAAGCTTCTGGCGGCCTGGCGATCCGATTTCCATCGATCTTGCACCGGGTCTTGGCATCGCAGATGAATTGCGGCTTCGGCGCGTAGGTCAAGGTCGCAGCAACCTGTCCACAGTCCTTGCCCAGTGGTTGCCGGTGCGACTGGCCCAAGCGATCGTTCACGAACTTGGCTTCGAGGGACGGAAACTTGCTGAGGTCAAGAACAATGCCTTGGATCAGATAGGACAGCGGATCAATCGCTGGCAGTTGCGTCCAGTGGGCTCGGAAGGCTGGCGCACGGCAGAGGTGACAGTGGGGGGGGTGGATACCACCGCACTGGATTCGCGCAGCATGCAGGCCCGCAACGTGCCGGGGCTGTTCTTTATCGGCGAGGTCGTCGATGTCACCGGCTGGCTAGGGGGCTACAATTTCCAGTGGGCCTGGGCATCGGCGCATGCCGCCGGCAAGGCAATTTCCGCAACGAAGCGCTGA
- the kdsA gene encoding 3-deoxy-8-phosphooctulonate synthase, which produces MKHVHIRDLTLGNDKPLCLIAGPCQLETLEHALMIAEPVAQACAAAGAGFIFKASYDKANRTSLGGRRGIGIDQGLRMLEEVRSRLGCPVLTDVHDVDQARTAGSVVDVLQIPAFLSRQTDLLLAAGETGAVVNIKKGQFLAPWDMANVAEKVASTGNQRIMLTERGVSFGYNTLVADMRSLPIMARTGWPVIMDATHSVQQPGGQGSSSGGQREFAPVMARAAVALGVAGVFIETHQDPDEAPSDGPNMIPLDRMPALIESLMRFDALAKSDPVMS; this is translated from the coding sequence ATGAAGCACGTCCATATCCGCGACCTGACGCTTGGCAACGACAAGCCCCTGTGCCTGATTGCCGGACCCTGTCAGCTGGAAACGCTGGAACACGCGCTGATGATTGCCGAACCCGTGGCGCAGGCATGCGCGGCCGCCGGCGCAGGTTTCATCTTCAAGGCCAGCTACGACAAGGCCAATCGCACATCTTTGGGCGGACGTCGCGGCATCGGCATCGATCAGGGACTGCGCATGCTGGAAGAGGTGCGCAGCCGGCTTGGGTGCCCTGTCCTGACCGATGTTCATGACGTCGATCAGGCACGGACAGCAGGATCGGTTGTCGATGTCCTGCAGATTCCGGCTTTCCTGTCACGCCAGACCGACTTGTTGCTGGCTGCGGGCGAAACTGGCGCAGTTGTCAATATCAAGAAGGGGCAGTTTCTGGCACCATGGGACATGGCCAATGTCGCCGAGAAGGTCGCTTCTACGGGAAATCAGCGCATCATGCTGACAGAGCGCGGCGTAAGCTTCGGCTATAACACGCTTGTGGCCGACATGCGCAGCTTGCCCATCATGGCCCGCACCGGTTGGCCCGTGATCATGGATGCAACGCATTCGGTGCAACAGCCCGGAGGTCAGGGCAGTTCATCGGGCGGACAGCGCGAATTCGCCCCAGTCATGGCGCGGGCCGCAGTGGCGCTCGGCGTAGCTGGTGTGTTCATCGAAACCCACCAGGATCCGGACGAGGCGCCCTCTGACGGTCCGAACATGATTCCGCTGGATCGGATGCCCGCGCTGATCGAATCACTCATGCGCTTTGATGCCTTGGCCAAGTCTGACCCGGTGATGTCCTAG
- a CDS encoding capsule biosynthesis protein — protein MTTPPKARAYRLRREESVLAASRAPAAIETARRVQISVSKQDNQTAPENLFDNSDDGFGDMRFHGAPAAKRAPSAVSDAGLEARIQAVRAENLTDRQLRMARRIAAMHEIEVQSDLEAVVALRDRGIDPFHRASVGKILSEEGARAVATPEPSAPSTMPVPTRRDGPGRRGRGHEIVPIAPSPTQLPSREVLTEDKRAAEIIRIQQDIARRRRRKLMMLMMRLLVFVGLPTLVAGYYYFFVATPLYATYSQFQIQQADKSTPGGLGGLFSGTQLATNTDSVSVQSYLTSRDAMLRLDRDLGFRQAFQGAHIDPILRLPADATNEQTYKLYLNSVKIGYDPTEGVVNMEVIAPDPKLSQDFSLALIQYAEGQVDQMTARLREDQMKGAVESYRDAENKVQEAQRRVQDLQQKLGVLDPVAEGGVIMGQIAELERQLSAKRLELGQLESNARPNQSRVAGVKGDISRLEQMLAQTRSQLTEGNAARGSLATISGEIRIAESDLATRQELLAAAAAQMETARIEANKQVRYLSLSMPPVPPDEATYPKAFQNTIVAFLIFAGIYLMLSLTASILREQVSS, from the coding sequence ATGACTACACCGCCTAAAGCACGCGCCTATCGCCTTCGCCGGGAAGAATCGGTTCTGGCTGCCAGCCGCGCGCCGGCGGCCATAGAAACAGCGCGCCGTGTGCAGATATCGGTCAGCAAGCAGGACAATCAGACAGCACCGGAAAATCTGTTCGACAACTCCGACGATGGATTCGGCGACATGCGCTTTCACGGCGCGCCAGCTGCGAAGCGCGCGCCATCTGCCGTGAGCGATGCCGGTCTGGAGGCGCGTATACAGGCTGTGCGTGCCGAGAATCTGACCGACCGGCAGCTACGCATGGCGCGACGAATTGCAGCCATGCATGAGATCGAGGTGCAATCTGACCTGGAGGCCGTGGTGGCGCTGCGGGATCGCGGCATCGATCCCTTTCATCGCGCTTCGGTCGGCAAGATCCTGTCAGAGGAAGGTGCCCGCGCCGTCGCCACGCCAGAACCCAGCGCCCCCAGCACCATGCCCGTGCCTACGCGGCGCGACGGTCCCGGGCGGCGCGGACGAGGCCATGAGATCGTGCCTATCGCACCTTCCCCAACTCAGCTGCCTTCGCGTGAGGTTCTGACCGAGGACAAGCGCGCAGCCGAGATCATCCGTATTCAACAGGATATTGCACGGCGCCGGCGTCGAAAGCTGATGATGCTGATGATGCGCCTGCTGGTCTTTGTCGGATTGCCGACACTGGTTGCGGGCTATTATTACTTTTTCGTCGCAACACCGCTTTATGCGACATATTCGCAGTTCCAGATCCAGCAGGCGGACAAGTCCACGCCGGGTGGGCTGGGCGGTCTGTTCAGCGGCACGCAACTGGCGACAAACACAGACTCGGTGTCGGTGCAAAGTTATCTGACGTCCCGAGATGCGATGTTGCGGCTGGACCGCGATCTTGGTTTTCGTCAGGCCTTTCAGGGCGCGCATATCGATCCGATCCTGCGCCTTCCTGCCGATGCCACCAACGAACAGACCTACAAGCTTTATCTGAACTCGGTAAAGATCGGCTACGATCCGACAGAGGGCGTGGTTAACATGGAGGTCATCGCGCCGGACCCGAAACTGTCGCAGGATTTTTCCTTGGCATTGATCCAGTATGCCGAAGGTCAGGTGGATCAGATGACGGCGCGGTTGCGCGAGGATCAGATGAAAGGCGCCGTCGAAAGCTATCGCGATGCCGAAAACAAGGTGCAGGAGGCACAGCGTCGTGTCCAGGATCTTCAGCAAAAGCTGGGCGTGCTGGATCCGGTTGCCGAAGGCGGCGTCATCATGGGACAGATTGCCGAACTCGAACGTCAGCTGTCGGCGAAGCGATTGGAACTTGGACAGTTGGAATCGAACGCACGTCCCAATCAAAGCCGTGTTGCCGGGGTCAAGGGCGACATCAGCCGTCTGGAACAGATGCTGGCACAAACCCGAAGCCAGCTTACCGAAGGCAACGCGGCACGCGGTTCGCTGGCGACCATTTCCGGGGAAATCCGCATTGCGGAATCCGACCTGGCTACCCGCCAGGAGCTGCTTGCTGCGGCAGCAGCGCAGATGGAAACCGCAAGGATTGAGGCCAACAAGCAAGTCCGCTATCTGTCGCTTTCAATGCCTCCTGTTCCCCCGGACGAGGCAACCTATCCGAAGGCTTTCCAGAATACGATCGTGGCCTTTCTGATCTTTGCCGGCATCTATCTGATGCTGTCTCTGACCGCCTCGATCCTGCGTGAACAGGTATCTTCATGA